A DNA window from Hydrogenophaga taeniospiralis contains the following coding sequences:
- the fdxA gene encoding ferredoxin FdxA gives MTFVVTEACIRCKYTDCVDVCPVDAFREGPNFLAIDPDECIDCAVCVPECPVAAIYAEDDVPANQQGFIALNAELSREWKPITRTKLALPDADEWSKVEAKLNELKR, from the coding sequence ATGACCTTTGTCGTCACCGAAGCCTGCATACGCTGCAAATACACCGACTGCGTGGACGTCTGCCCGGTCGATGCCTTCCGGGAAGGGCCGAACTTTCTCGCCATCGATCCCGACGAATGCATCGACTGCGCGGTGTGCGTGCCGGAGTGCCCGGTCGCGGCCATCTATGCCGAGGACGATGTGCCCGCGAATCAGCAGGGCTTCATCGCGCTGAACGCGGAACTCTCCCGCGAGTGGAAACCGATCACCCGCACCAAGCTGGCCCTGCCGGACGCCGACGAGTGGAGCAAGGTCGAGGCCAAGCTGAACGAGCTCAAGCGCTGA
- a CDS encoding 3'-5' exonuclease: MQQFSFEFDPPRPAQPAATPPAAPVAEPSLEAMAQRLEQHPDFRVLRRLVPILDFGPAALPTTARQRVLVLDTETTGLSHPTDRIIELAMLLVEVDTACGLPVGPVACFEGFEDPGMPIPPVAREVTGITDEMVKGHRLDDQQVEAMVSQADLIVAHNAGFDRPFVEARFPCFAGKAWACSFMDIDWKAAGAGSSKLSALANDQGWFYDAHRALVDCHALLHVLAKPVGSGATTGLSQLIAAAARPSFKLRATGSPFESKDKLKGRGYRWDADAKVWACTLASQEQLDAELAWLKAEVYGRRQARLEIEVLDSLVRYSARRGEAADRSL; this comes from the coding sequence ATGCAACAGTTCAGTTTCGAGTTTGACCCACCCCGTCCGGCGCAGCCGGCGGCCACCCCACCCGCTGCGCCCGTGGCCGAGCCGAGCCTGGAGGCGATGGCGCAACGGCTGGAGCAGCACCCCGACTTTCGGGTGTTGCGCCGCCTCGTGCCCATCCTGGACTTCGGGCCCGCCGCGTTGCCCACCACCGCCCGCCAGCGTGTGCTGGTGCTCGACACGGAAACCACCGGGCTGTCGCACCCGACCGACCGGATCATCGAGCTGGCCATGCTGCTGGTGGAGGTGGACACGGCCTGCGGCTTGCCGGTGGGCCCGGTGGCCTGCTTCGAGGGCTTCGAAGACCCCGGCATGCCGATTCCGCCGGTGGCCCGGGAGGTGACGGGCATCACCGATGAGATGGTCAAGGGCCACCGCCTGGACGACCAGCAGGTGGAGGCGATGGTGTCCCAGGCCGACCTGATCGTGGCGCACAACGCCGGCTTCGACCGCCCCTTCGTGGAAGCCCGTTTTCCCTGCTTTGCCGGGAAGGCCTGGGCCTGTTCGTTCATGGACATCGACTGGAAGGCGGCCGGCGCGGGCTCGTCCAAGCTCAGTGCCCTGGCCAACGACCAGGGCTGGTTCTACGACGCCCACCGGGCCCTGGTGGACTGCCATGCCTTGTTGCACGTGCTGGCCAAACCCGTGGGCAGCGGCGCTACCACAGGCCTGAGCCAGCTGATCGCCGCGGCCGCCAGGCCCAGCTTCAAGCTGCGTGCCACGGGTTCGCCCTTCGAGTCCAAGGACAAACTCAAGGGCCGGGGCTACCGGTGGGATGCCGACGCCAAGGTCTGGGCCTGCACGCTGGCCAGCCAGGAACAGCTGGACGCCGAGCTGGCATGGCTCAAGGCCGAGGTCTATGGGCGTCGCCAGGCACGCCTGGAGATCGAGGTGCTGGACAGTCTGGTGCGCTATTCGGCAAGGCGGGGCGAGGCCGCCGACCGGAGCCTGTAG
- a CDS encoding c-type cytochrome: MSDHAHESHTGPIKTPAQLLWTSFFAFVAPIFIIIGLVYYVTAGDKPAAGAVDTELATAQRIQRVGSVELRDANRPLQTGEAVYTAQCSACHAAGVVGAPKFGDAAAWGPRIGTGYEALLNSALKGKNAMAAQGGGAFSDVEIGRAVVHMANAAGGKFEVPQAPAGAAAAPAAAPATEAAPVAAAPAAAPVDAPAPAAASTTVAAGAGEAIYKQTCAVCHAAGVAGAPKFGDKAAWAPRLTLGVDGLTASAIKGKNAMPPKGGSTASDADIKATVEYMLAAVK; the protein is encoded by the coding sequence ATGAGCGACCACGCGCACGAATCTCACACCGGCCCGATCAAGACGCCCGCCCAGCTGCTGTGGACGTCGTTCTTTGCCTTTGTGGCTCCCATCTTCATCATCATTGGCCTGGTGTACTACGTCACCGCCGGTGACAAGCCCGCCGCGGGCGCCGTGGACACCGAACTCGCGACGGCCCAGCGCATCCAGCGCGTGGGCTCGGTGGAACTGCGCGACGCCAACCGCCCGCTGCAGACGGGTGAAGCGGTGTACACGGCCCAGTGCTCGGCCTGCCACGCCGCCGGCGTGGTGGGCGCGCCCAAGTTCGGCGACGCCGCCGCCTGGGGCCCCCGCATCGGCACCGGCTACGAGGCCCTGCTGAACTCCGCGCTCAAGGGCAAGAACGCGATGGCGGCCCAAGGTGGCGGCGCCTTCAGCGATGTGGAGATCGGCCGTGCCGTGGTGCACATGGCCAACGCCGCTGGCGGCAAGTTCGAGGTGCCCCAGGCGCCCGCAGGCGCCGCTGCCGCGCCCGCCGCAGCGCCAGCGACCGAAGCCGCCCCCGTGGCGGCCGCTCCCGCCGCGGCTCCGGTGGACGCACCCGCCCCTGCTGCGGCATCCACCACGGTGGCCGCCGGTGCCGGCGAGGCCATCTACAAGCAGACCTGCGCGGTCTGCCATGCGGCCGGTGTGGCCGGCGCGCCCAAGTTCGGCGACAAGGCCGCCTGGGCCCCGCGCCTGACGCTGGGCGTGGACGGCCTGACCGCCAGCGCCATCAAGGGCAAGAATGCCATGCCGCCCAAGGGCGGCAGCACCGCGTCGGACGCCGACATCAAGGCCACCGTGGAATACATGCTCGCCGCGGTGAAGTAA
- a CDS encoding NnrS family protein — translation MPTPTLPPTLSLTPAGSPAAPGTPALEGWPLLRLGFRPFYLGAALYALLAVPLWTALFLGQVTLTLAVPPLLWHAHEMLFGFAVAVIVGFLLTAAKVWTGLAMPRGALLGALVVVWLAARLAAVLAPYPVYAVLDLALLPLVAAVLIERLLRARNRRNLPLAALLVLLSLSNLAFHLSVSGALALPPLKALYAGLALIVMIECVIAGRVVPAFTMGATPGLKLVARPWLERATLSFTALALALWLFLPAGPSTGLVSAGVFALAAGLHLRRQWHWKPWTTRGRPILWILHAGYAWIPLGLALLALAQAGWIGTSAGVHALAVGATGGLIIGMITRTARGHTGRPLQASKAEVAAYALVMAAATLRVLLPLVAPQWLPLALVGAALTWCAAFAIYLFIFAPWLAQTRHDGKDG, via the coding sequence ATGCCCACCCCGACGCTCCCCCCGACCTTGTCTCTCACCCCGGCCGGCTCCCCGGCGGCCCCCGGCACACCGGCGCTGGAAGGCTGGCCGCTGCTGCGCCTGGGGTTCCGGCCGTTTTACCTGGGTGCCGCGCTGTACGCGCTGCTGGCGGTGCCGCTGTGGACGGCCCTTTTTCTGGGCCAGGTGACGCTGACTCTGGCGGTGCCGCCGTTGCTGTGGCACGCGCACGAAATGCTGTTCGGGTTTGCGGTCGCCGTCATCGTCGGCTTCCTGCTGACCGCCGCCAAGGTCTGGACCGGGCTGGCCATGCCGCGCGGCGCCCTGCTGGGGGCCCTGGTGGTGGTCTGGCTCGCTGCCCGCCTCGCGGCCGTGCTCGCGCCTTACCCGGTGTACGCCGTGCTCGACCTGGCGTTGCTGCCGCTGGTGGCGGCCGTGCTGATCGAGCGGCTGCTGCGTGCGCGCAACCGCCGCAACCTGCCCTTGGCCGCTCTCCTGGTGCTGCTCTCGCTGTCCAACCTGGCGTTTCACCTGAGCGTGTCCGGGGCCCTGGCGCTGCCACCCCTGAAGGCCCTGTACGCCGGTCTGGCGCTGATCGTGATGATCGAGTGCGTGATCGCGGGGCGGGTGGTCCCGGCGTTCACCATGGGGGCCACACCGGGGCTGAAGCTGGTCGCGCGGCCGTGGCTGGAGCGCGCCACCCTGTCGTTCACCGCGCTGGCATTGGCGCTCTGGCTCTTCCTGCCGGCGGGGCCCAGCACCGGCCTCGTCAGCGCCGGGGTGTTCGCGCTGGCCGCTGGGCTGCACCTGCGCCGCCAGTGGCACTGGAAGCCCTGGACGACCCGGGGCCGGCCCATCCTGTGGATCCTGCATGCGGGCTACGCCTGGATACCGCTGGGCCTTGCGCTGCTGGCGCTGGCCCAGGCCGGCTGGATCGGCACCTCGGCGGGCGTGCACGCGCTGGCGGTCGGCGCCACCGGGGGCCTCATCATCGGCATGATCACGCGCACGGCCCGCGGCCACACCGGGCGGCCGCTGCAGGCATCGAAGGCTGAAGTGGCGGCCTACGCCCTGGTGATGGCGGCCGCCACGCTGCGCGTGCTGCTGCCGCTGGTGGCGCCGCAATGGCTGCCGCTGGCCCTGGTGGGCGCGGCGCTCACTTGGTGTGCCGCGTTCGCCATCTATCTCTTCATCTTTGCGCCGTGGCTGGCCCAGACCCGCCACGACGGCAAGGATGGCTGA